The following proteins come from a genomic window of Flavobacteriaceae bacterium MAR_2010_188:
- a CDS encoding CarboxypepD_reg-like domain-containing protein, with product MKFIRIRFNIKSQLLLITLVLILGVSCQSFALFQNTESDQSYTEFTGEIEDAENGDELVFADLEIENTNIRTVTNTEGEFLLKIPNEYLDRNLIISYLGFEKLTVKISELKKEDNKFSLTRLVTNLGEVNINIPKSAGEIVTEMLKRKDINYLNQSTLMTAFYRETIKKRRQNASLAEAVVDVYKQPYNSDRTDKVILLKSRKSTNYSKLDTIALKLQGGPFNTLYSDLIKYQEFVFSDDFLDVYDFKMENSTRIDNRLVYVISFKQKPQILSPLYFGKIYVDAATYALNSAIYDLNVENEELAANLFVQRKPRRVSVFPTEAKYRVDYKNKDGKWYYGYSNIQLTFKVDWKGKLFNSVYTLNSEMVITDWEMNSTDTNKVKNQLRPSVILADEASGFQDPEFWGEYNIIEPEKSIEQAIRKINRQTDRSK from the coding sequence ATGAAATTCATCCGCATTAGATTCAACATAAAATCTCAACTCTTACTGATAACTTTAGTATTAATTTTGGGTGTATCTTGCCAATCTTTTGCCTTGTTTCAAAATACTGAGAGCGACCAATCTTACACTGAATTTACAGGAGAAATTGAAGATGCGGAAAATGGCGACGAATTGGTTTTTGCAGATTTAGAAATCGAGAATACCAATATTAGAACCGTTACAAATACTGAAGGTGAATTTCTTCTTAAAATCCCGAACGAATACTTAGACCGAAATCTTATCATTAGCTATTTGGGTTTCGAAAAATTAACGGTCAAGATTTCTGAGTTGAAAAAAGAGGATAACAAGTTTTCATTAACTAGACTGGTTACCAATTTGGGCGAGGTAAATATTAACATACCGAAATCTGCCGGAGAAATTGTCACGGAAATGCTAAAGCGCAAAGATATTAATTATCTAAACCAGAGCACACTCATGACCGCCTTCTACCGAGAAACCATAAAAAAAAGAAGGCAAAATGCCTCGTTGGCAGAAGCAGTTGTAGATGTTTATAAGCAGCCTTACAATTCCGACAGAACCGATAAAGTTATCTTGTTAAAATCTAGAAAGAGCACCAACTATTCAAAACTAGATACCATTGCGCTGAAATTGCAGGGAGGCCCTTTCAACACCTTATATTCCGACCTCATCAAATATCAAGAGTTTGTCTTTAGCGATGATTTTCTCGATGTGTATGATTTTAAGATGGAGAACTCTACCAGAATTGACAATCGATTGGTTTACGTAATCAGTTTCAAACAAAAGCCTCAGATTTTGTCTCCACTTTACTTTGGAAAAATTTATGTGGATGCAGCGACTTATGCACTAAACAGTGCAATTTATGATCTTAATGTAGAAAACGAAGAATTAGCTGCCAATTTATTTGTGCAGAGAAAACCTAGAAGAGTAAGTGTTTTTCCAACTGAAGCAAAGTATAGGGTCGATTACAAAAACAAAGATGGTAAATGGTATTATGGTTACAGCAACATTCAACTTACTTTTAAGGTAGACTGGAAAGGGAAATTGTTCAACAGTGTATATACCTTAAATTCTGAAATGGTCATAACGGACTGGGAAATGAATTCTACAGATACCAATAAAGTTAAAAACCAACTTAGACCTTCGGTAATTTTGGCAGATGAAGCCTCAGGTTTTCAAGATCCCGAATTCTGGGGAGAATATAATATCATAGAACCAGAGAAATCCATTGAACAGGCTATCCGTAAGATCAATCGACAAACGGATCGGAGTAAATAG
- a CDS encoding Zinc carboxypeptidase has protein sequence MKSFLFVLTLYFFSLSPTFSQSITSPSDFLGYEIGTQFSRHSQVVDYFKEVAEEMPNQVKLVNYGETYERRPLYVAYVSSEENMRNIETIRENNLKRAGLLDGSPSSNEVAIVWLSYNVHGNEASSTEASMNTLYKLLTEKQEWLKNVLVIIDPCINPDGRDRYANWYNETKSTPYDTDPQASEHNEPWPGGRPNHYLFDLNRDWAWATQIESQSRLKIYNKWLPQVHVDFHEQGINAPYYFAPAAEPYHEIITDWQREFQTKIGKNNASYFDKNGWLYFTKERFDLLYPSYGDTYPMYMGAIGMTFEQAGHGRGGLGIITDEGVELSLKDRVAHHTTTGLSTVEVASQNVEQLNTQFKNFFDTSSLKNRSYVLRGNPDKIAAVADLLKRHEIKYGFSSKGKSTGYNYSTNKSGSFETTSADLVVSVDQPKGKMVKVLFEPDAMLSDSLTYDITAWSLPYAYGLDGIQSEKIIGTQTTTVNSVINSENKSSTAYILNWTSLNDGKFLAELVNSDFRVRFTEKPFSSDGVAFNRGSLIITRGDNKKIEDFDSKLVSIANAHNRTLHAATSGFATAGPDFGSPDIKLINKQKVAMLSGKYTSSLSYGALWHFFEQQLKYPVTSINTDDLDDVDLGKYNVLIMPNGYYGGLMKEPIMEKIKDFVKGGGKLVAIDGALNSFVDKEGFNLKNKKKPETDEDKKDSTKNLVPYADREREYAKNLITGAIFKTKLDNTHPMAFGYPDYYFTLKLGNDSYSLLDRGYNVGYLAEGAKSVSGFTGSEAIKNLGETVVFGEERMGSGSFIYFVDDVLFRSFWENGKLFLVNSIFFVNNNAFEL, from the coding sequence ATGAAGTCATTTCTATTCGTCCTTACCCTTTACTTTTTCTCTTTATCACCAACATTTTCACAATCTATAACTTCTCCGAGCGATTTTCTTGGCTACGAAATCGGGACTCAATTTAGCCGACACAGTCAGGTTGTAGATTATTTTAAAGAGGTTGCCGAAGAAATGCCGAATCAAGTAAAGCTTGTAAATTATGGTGAAACTTATGAAAGAAGGCCGTTATATGTTGCCTACGTTTCTTCTGAAGAAAATATGCGGAATATTGAAACTATTCGTGAGAATAACCTAAAAAGAGCTGGTCTATTAGATGGTAGCCCATCTTCTAACGAAGTGGCAATCGTTTGGTTAAGTTATAATGTGCACGGAAATGAAGCCTCAAGCACCGAAGCTTCTATGAATACTCTTTATAAGTTACTCACAGAAAAACAAGAATGGCTAAAAAATGTTTTGGTCATCATTGACCCTTGTATCAATCCGGATGGTAGAGATCGTTACGCAAATTGGTATAATGAAACCAAAAGCACCCCTTACGATACAGATCCACAAGCGAGCGAACATAATGAGCCATGGCCGGGCGGGAGACCGAATCATTATCTATTCGATTTAAATCGCGATTGGGCATGGGCAACCCAGATAGAATCTCAATCTCGACTAAAAATTTACAATAAATGGTTGCCACAAGTTCATGTAGATTTTCATGAACAAGGCATCAACGCACCTTATTATTTTGCACCAGCCGCAGAACCATATCACGAAATCATCACTGATTGGCAGCGAGAATTCCAGACAAAAATCGGTAAGAACAACGCTTCTTATTTTGATAAAAATGGCTGGTTATATTTTACCAAAGAACGATTCGATTTACTTTACCCGAGTTATGGCGATACCTACCCAATGTATATGGGAGCAATTGGGATGACCTTTGAGCAAGCTGGTCACGGACGTGGCGGTTTGGGGATTATTACAGATGAAGGCGTTGAACTCTCCTTAAAGGATCGGGTTGCTCATCATACCACAACTGGGCTTTCTACCGTTGAAGTTGCTTCTCAAAATGTTGAACAATTAAATACCCAATTCAAAAACTTTTTTGATACGAGCTCTCTAAAAAATAGAAGTTACGTTTTAAGAGGAAATCCGGATAAGATCGCTGCGGTCGCAGATTTGTTGAAACGTCACGAGATTAAATATGGCTTCTCTTCAAAAGGAAAATCTACTGGTTACAACTATTCCACTAATAAATCAGGTTCGTTTGAAACTACTTCGGCCGATTTAGTGGTAAGTGTTGATCAACCAAAAGGAAAAATGGTAAAAGTTCTTTTTGAACCAGACGCTATGCTCAGCGATTCTTTAACTTACGATATTACAGCTTGGAGTTTACCATATGCCTATGGATTGGACGGCATACAAAGCGAGAAAATCATTGGCACTCAAACCACAACCGTAAATTCAGTTATTAATTCTGAAAATAAAAGCTCTACTGCCTACATTTTAAATTGGACCTCGTTGAACGACGGCAAGTTTTTGGCAGAGTTGGTAAATTCAGATTTTAGGGTACGTTTTACAGAAAAGCCTTTTTCTTCAGATGGCGTTGCCTTTAACCGAGGTTCATTGATTATAACAAGAGGAGATAATAAAAAAATTGAGGATTTTGATAGCAAATTGGTAAGCATCGCAAATGCACACAACAGAACCCTGCATGCTGCGACTTCCGGATTTGCTACTGCGGGTCCAGATTTTGGTTCGCCAGATATAAAACTGATAAACAAACAGAAAGTTGCAATGCTTTCTGGGAAATATACGTCATCATTAAGCTATGGCGCGTTATGGCACTTTTTTGAACAACAGTTAAAATATCCAGTAACATCCATAAATACGGATGATTTAGATGATGTTGATTTAGGAAAATACAACGTCCTGATTATGCCAAACGGATATTACGGCGGTTTAATGAAAGAGCCAATAATGGAAAAAATTAAGGATTTTGTAAAAGGTGGCGGAAAACTTGTCGCCATTGATGGCGCATTAAATTCGTTTGTGGACAAAGAAGGTTTCAATTTGAAGAACAAGAAAAAACCTGAAACTGATGAAGACAAAAAAGATTCAACCAAAAATCTTGTTCCGTACGCAGATAGAGAAAGAGAATACGCCAAAAACCTGATAACCGGAGCAATTTTTAAAACGAAATTAGATAATACCCACCCAATGGCATTTGGCTACCCTGATTACTATTTCACCTTAAAACTTGGAAACGATTCTTATAGTCTTTTGGATCGTGGATACAACGTTGGGTATTTAGCTGAAGGAGCTAAAAGCGTTTCGGGTTTTACTGGCTCCGAAGCAATCAAGAATTTAGGAGAAACTGTGGTCTTTGGTGAGGAACGAATGGGGAGCGGTAGCTTTATCTATTTTGTGGATGATGTATTGTTTAGAAGCTTTTGGGAAAACGGAAAGCTGTTCCTGGTTAATTCGATATTCTTTGTAAATAATAATGCTTTCGAATTGTAG
- a CDS encoding bacillithiol biosynthesis cysteine-adding enzyme BshC: MPSDSIPFKETNYFSQIICDYLDEKPELNPFYNQFPRLENFKLQIEEKAKNYDQEFREVLVKSLHNQYRDVSTSDLTKSHIESLSNNNTYTIVTGHQLNLFTGPLYFFYKIISTINLCKILKLKYPTSNFVPIYWMATEDHDFEEINYFNFEGKKVQWNRDASGPVGHLKLLGLDEIFKVFSKHLNDSENSDKLKKLFTDAYLKNENLTDAMRFLVNELFKDEGLVIIDGDDKDLKTLFKPTMQKEIIENISFKKAEETIDEINKLGANYKVQVNPREINLFYIKENLRERIVELEGKFYVNDSDMSWDKAGIMQELDAHPERFSPNVIMRPVYQEQILPNLCYIGGGGELAYWLQLKSTFKAYDITFPFLLLRNSALILTETHLKKIDKLNVEVKDLFLKNSELRTLVTKRVSEISLDFSEQKQHLKNQFEDLYKLAEETDASFKGAVAAQQRKQIKGLENLEKRLLKAQKRKVSDYLERVTEIQNELFPSHSLQERNSNFSEFYMRYGEAFKLKLLQNLEPLKFEFLVLEI, encoded by the coding sequence ATGCCGTCGGACAGTATTCCTTTTAAGGAGACAAATTATTTTTCTCAAATTATTTGCGATTACTTAGATGAAAAGCCCGAACTGAATCCTTTCTATAATCAGTTTCCTCGATTAGAAAATTTTAAACTTCAAATTGAAGAAAAAGCCAAAAATTATGACCAAGAATTCCGTGAGGTCCTGGTTAAGAGCTTACATAATCAGTACCGCGATGTTTCCACTTCGGATTTAACCAAAAGCCACATAGAATCTTTAAGTAATAACAATACTTATACGATAGTTACTGGGCATCAGTTAAATCTTTTTACGGGTCCACTTTACTTTTTTTACAAGATTATTTCTACCATCAACCTTTGCAAGATTTTAAAGCTGAAATATCCGACTTCCAATTTTGTACCGATTTATTGGATGGCGACCGAAGATCATGATTTTGAAGAAATCAACTATTTTAATTTTGAAGGCAAAAAGGTTCAGTGGAACCGCGATGCTTCTGGTCCTGTTGGTCACCTAAAGCTACTTGGTTTGGATGAAATCTTCAAAGTTTTTTCTAAACATTTAAATGACTCTGAAAATTCCGATAAACTAAAAAAACTCTTTACCGACGCCTATCTTAAAAACGAAAATCTTACCGATGCCATGCGTTTTTTGGTCAATGAGCTCTTTAAAGATGAAGGTTTAGTGATTATTGATGGAGACGATAAGGACTTAAAAACGCTCTTTAAACCGACCATGCAAAAGGAGATTATCGAGAATATTTCTTTTAAAAAGGCCGAAGAAACCATCGATGAAATCAACAAACTCGGAGCTAATTATAAAGTTCAGGTTAATCCAAGGGAAATAAACCTTTTTTACATCAAGGAGAATTTACGGGAACGCATTGTGGAACTAGAGGGCAAGTTTTACGTGAATGATTCAGATATGTCCTGGGACAAAGCAGGAATCATGCAGGAGTTAGATGCGCATCCAGAGCGTTTTAGTCCAAACGTAATTATGCGCCCGGTTTATCAAGAACAGATTTTACCTAATCTTTGCTATATCGGTGGAGGTGGAGAATTGGCGTATTGGCTTCAACTTAAATCGACTTTTAAAGCTTACGATATTACCTTTCCGTTTTTATTATTAAGAAACTCGGCCTTAATATTAACCGAGACTCATCTTAAAAAAATCGATAAGCTTAATGTAGAGGTGAAGGATTTATTTTTGAAGAATTCAGAATTAAGAACTTTGGTTACCAAAAGAGTATCAGAGATATCCCTTGATTTTTCTGAACAAAAACAACATTTAAAGAACCAATTTGAAGATTTATACAAACTGGCTGAAGAAACTGATGCTTCTTTTAAAGGTGCTGTTGCTGCTCAGCAGCGTAAACAGATAAAAGGTTTAGAAAATCTTGAAAAGCGTTTGCTGAAAGCACAAAAGCGAAAGGTGAGTGATTATTTAGAGCGAGTTACGGAAATTCAAAATGAATTATTCCCCAGTCATAGTCTGCAAGAGCGAAACTCGAATTTCTCCGAATTTTATATGAGATACGGTGAAGCCTTCAAACTAAAATTACTGCAAAATCTAGAACCTCTAAAATTCGAATTCCTGGTCCTAGAAATTTAA
- a CDS encoding GMP synthase (glutamine-hydrolysing), with protein sequence MQHDKVLILDFGSQYTQLIARRVRELNIYSEIHPYNKPPENIKEYKAVILSGSPFSVRAENAPHPNLKDIKGKIPLLGVCYGAQYLAHFGGGEVAPSNTREYGRANLNTVSSDDFLSGISENSQVWMSHSDTIKTLPENSTLLASTSDVKHAAYKLNEEQTYGIQFHPEVYHTTDGKKLLENFLVKIARINQDWTPQSFVEETVTDLKEKLKDDKVVLGLSGGVDSSVAAMLLHKAIGKNLYCIFVNNGLLRKDEFTNVLEQYEGMGLNVKGVDASARFLDALENVSDPELKRKAIGRVFIEVFDDEAHRIEDVKWLAQGTIYPDVIESVSATGGPSATIKSHHNVGGLPDYMKLKIVEPLKSLFKDEVRRVGASMNMAEDILKRHPFPGPGLAIRILGEITRENVRILQEVDAIFINGLKTWNLYDEVWQAGAILLPVNSVGVMGDERTYEKCVALRAVESTDGMTADWVNLPYEFLQKTSNDIINKVKGVNRVVYDISSKPPATIEWE encoded by the coding sequence ATGCAGCACGATAAGGTACTTATATTGGATTTTGGGTCACAGTATACCCAACTAATTGCAAGGAGAGTTAGGGAACTCAACATCTACTCAGAAATACATCCTTACAACAAACCACCAGAAAACATAAAGGAATACAAAGCGGTTATACTTTCGGGTAGCCCGTTTTCCGTGCGCGCAGAAAATGCTCCACATCCAAATCTAAAAGATATCAAAGGAAAGATTCCGCTATTAGGGGTGTGTTATGGCGCCCAATATTTGGCCCATTTTGGTGGAGGTGAAGTAGCGCCTTCCAATACTAGGGAATACGGCCGAGCAAATTTAAATACGGTGAGCAGCGATGATTTTCTAAGTGGTATTTCCGAAAATAGCCAAGTATGGATGAGCCACAGCGACACGATTAAAACGCTTCCGGAAAATTCGACTTTGCTAGCCAGTACTTCCGACGTAAAACATGCTGCTTATAAATTAAATGAAGAGCAGACCTATGGAATCCAATTTCATCCTGAAGTTTACCATACCACTGACGGAAAAAAACTTTTAGAAAACTTTTTAGTTAAGATCGCTAGAATCAATCAGGACTGGACCCCACAATCTTTTGTCGAGGAAACCGTTACTGACCTTAAGGAAAAACTTAAAGATGACAAGGTGGTCCTTGGCCTTAGTGGAGGCGTAGATTCTTCTGTGGCAGCCATGTTGTTGCACAAGGCAATTGGCAAAAATCTTTACTGCATATTTGTAAACAACGGATTATTAAGAAAAGATGAGTTTACCAATGTTCTTGAACAGTATGAAGGAATGGGCTTAAATGTAAAGGGTGTCGATGCTTCGGCACGTTTTTTGGATGCCTTGGAAAATGTTAGCGACCCAGAATTAAAGCGTAAAGCTATTGGCCGCGTGTTCATTGAAGTATTTGATGATGAAGCTCATAGGATTGAGGATGTAAAATGGTTGGCTCAGGGTACTATTTATCCAGATGTGATAGAAAGTGTTTCTGCAACCGGTGGGCCTTCTGCGACCATTAAAAGTCATCATAATGTTGGTGGTTTACCAGATTACATGAAGTTGAAAATCGTTGAGCCATTAAAATCCTTGTTTAAGGATGAGGTAAGACGTGTAGGCGCTTCGATGAATATGGCTGAAGATATTTTGAAACGTCATCCATTTCCAGGTCCTGGTTTAGCGATTAGGATTTTAGGAGAGATTACAAGAGAAAACGTTCGCATTTTACAAGAAGTTGATGCTATTTTTATAAATGGTTTAAAAACGTGGAATTTGTACGATGAAGTTTGGCAAGCGGGTGCTATATTATTACCGGTTAATTCGGTAGGTGTAATGGGAGATGAGCGGACTTACGAAAAATGTGTGGCGTTACGAGCGGTAGAAAGTACCGACGGAATGACCGCAGATTGGGTAAATTTACCCTATGAGTTTTTGCAAAAAACCTCCAATGATATTATTAACAAAGTAAAAGGTGTGAATAGGGTAGTTTATGATATTAGTTCTAAACCTCCCGCAACCATTGAATGGGAATAG
- a CDS encoding amino acid/amide ABC transporter substrate-binding protein, HAAT family, translating into MKRLFIILCFSVCCALQVNAQQYITHEVKSGETIESIAKQYSVTPKDLLALNPDAKDGVKKYDIIVIPTAKMDKEAKEDLVSDTRELVGYTTHKTKRKETLYSISKEYNVSIDEIKKHNTFLYSSNLRKNDKIRIPKYKTVISTSPLNADTKSYTVLPKEGKWRVAYKFGLTVPELEALNPEMSEILQPGDKLNVPNIANNKEKVVEENYNYYTVLKSEGYMALERKLGLNKDALVKLNPGLEHDGLKLGMVLKIPKDIEVFEAPESVKTSNLASRITNFKPKKIGLMLPYSLHKIDVDSVSDAKRAIRDNMLLSVSLDFQSGVMIALDSAKQLGISTNLKVFDTRNHSTGVSKILSENNFEDYDAVIGPMMEVHFDRIANELKRFEVPAISPLTTPSNLYSNVYQTVPTKDVLEKTMIDFVKKDSTANIIIVSDSKHKPSSDRIKAAFPSAKQIFAKRDKEGKEQFYITIGSLENVFREGKKNIVFLESEHEGFISNVTSMVNGFNTADQEIILMTTDKNNGFEGESVSNLHLSKLKFHYPSVNRSFNTESQNSFVRTYKSIYGVVPNKYATRGFDLTMDVLLRLSVGESFYESSQNDIETEYVENKFRYGKKMFGGYVNESVYIVRYDDLAIVQVQ; encoded by the coding sequence ATGAAAAGACTTTTTATAATTCTATGTTTCTCGGTGTGTTGTGCTCTACAAGTAAACGCGCAACAATATATTACTCACGAAGTAAAATCGGGAGAAACCATCGAAAGCATTGCCAAACAATATTCAGTCACCCCAAAAGATTTACTGGCTCTTAATCCAGATGCAAAAGACGGAGTTAAGAAGTATGACATCATTGTAATTCCTACTGCGAAGATGGACAAAGAAGCCAAAGAAGATTTGGTTTCGGACACAAGAGAGCTAGTTGGTTACACCACTCACAAAACCAAGAGAAAAGAAACACTATATAGCATCTCCAAAGAATATAATGTTTCTATTGATGAGATTAAAAAGCATAATACCTTTTTATACTCTAGCAATCTTAGGAAGAATGATAAAATCCGAATTCCTAAATATAAAACCGTTATAAGCACTTCGCCTTTAAATGCGGATACCAAATCTTATACAGTATTACCAAAGGAAGGAAAATGGAGAGTTGCTTATAAATTTGGATTAACTGTTCCTGAACTTGAAGCGTTGAATCCTGAAATGAGTGAAATTCTTCAACCTGGAGATAAATTAAACGTTCCAAATATTGCCAATAATAAAGAAAAAGTAGTAGAAGAAAATTACAATTATTACACTGTTCTTAAGAGTGAAGGCTATATGGCCTTAGAAAGAAAACTTGGATTGAATAAGGATGCATTAGTAAAGTTGAATCCGGGGCTAGAACATGATGGACTTAAATTGGGAATGGTCTTAAAAATTCCCAAGGATATTGAAGTTTTTGAAGCTCCTGAAAGTGTAAAGACGTCCAATCTCGCTTCTAGAATTACCAATTTTAAGCCTAAGAAAATAGGGTTGATGCTTCCTTACAGTCTTCATAAGATAGATGTGGATTCAGTATCAGATGCCAAGCGAGCTATTAGGGACAATATGCTTCTCTCTGTTTCTCTAGACTTTCAATCTGGAGTAATGATTGCTTTAGACTCTGCGAAACAACTTGGTATTTCCACAAATCTTAAAGTTTTCGATACAAGAAACCATTCTACAGGAGTATCAAAAATTTTGAGTGAGAACAATTTTGAAGATTACGACGCGGTAATCGGACCAATGATGGAAGTTCATTTTGATCGCATTGCAAACGAACTAAAACGTTTTGAAGTGCCTGCGATTTCGCCTTTAACGACACCATCAAATCTTTATTCTAATGTTTACCAAACCGTTCCTACCAAGGATGTTCTAGAAAAAACGATGATTGATTTTGTCAAAAAGGATTCAACTGCAAATATTATCATTGTTTCGGACTCCAAACACAAGCCTAGCAGCGATAGGATTAAAGCTGCGTTTCCTTCGGCTAAGCAAATTTTTGCCAAAAGAGATAAGGAAGGTAAAGAACAATTCTATATAACTATTGGGAGTTTAGAAAATGTGTTTAGAGAAGGTAAAAAGAATATCGTTTTCCTAGAATCAGAGCATGAAGGTTTTATTTCTAATGTTACGAGTATGGTTAATGGATTTAATACTGCGGATCAGGAAATCATACTAATGACAACCGATAAGAATAATGGTTTTGAAGGCGAATCTGTTTCTAACCTGCATCTTTCAAAATTAAAATTTCATTATCCATCGGTCAACCGTTCATTTAATACCGAAAGCCAGAATAGCTTTGTAAGAACTTACAAATCTATTTATGGAGTTGTTCCAAATAAATATGCTACCAGAGGTTTCGACTTAACCATGGATGTATTGTTGAGATTGTCTGTAGGGGAAAGTTTTTATGAATCTTCCCAAAACGATATCGAGACAGAATATGTCGAAAATAAGTTTAGATATGGCAAAAAGATGTTTGGGGGTTATGTGAATGAATCCGTTTACATCGTTCGCTACGATGACCTCGCGATTGTTCAAGTTCAGTAA
- a CDS encoding CTP synthase, with protein MATSTKYIFVTGGVTSSLGKGIIAASLAKLLQAQGYRTTIQKLDPYINVDPGTLNPYEHGECYVTDDGAETDLDLGHYERFLNVPTSQSNNVTTGRIYQSVIEKERRGEFLGKTVQVIPHITDEIKERIQLLGLSGEYDIVITEIGGTVGDIESLPYIEAVRQLRWDLGEHNALVIHLTLIPFLSAAGELKTKPTQHSVKTLMESGVQADVLVCRTEHELPEDLRSKLALFCNVRQEAVIQSIDASTIYDVPKLMQEQELDKVVLKKLDLPWSEPNLDRWNVFLDRHKNPKGEVTIGLIGKYVELQDSYKSILESFIHAGAENEVRVKVQAIHSEYLTPKNAKEKLSHLHGVLVAPGFGERGIEGKIDAIRYVRENNIPFFGVCLGMQMAVIEYARNVMGLKTANSTEMDPETEFPVIDLMESQKSIQDKGGTMRLGAWECKLKDGSKVREIYGNETIMERHRHRYELNNLYKEDLENAGMVATGFNPETNLVEIVEIPDHDWFVGVQYHPEYKSTVANPHPLFVAFVKAALNYKNESKGVTMAQKQ; from the coding sequence ATGGCAACCAGCACAAAATATATATTTGTTACCGGAGGTGTAACTTCTTCTCTAGGAAAAGGTATCATCGCCGCCTCTTTGGCGAAACTTCTGCAAGCGCAAGGTTACCGTACAACTATCCAGAAATTAGACCCTTATATCAACGTAGATCCAGGTACTTTAAATCCTTATGAGCATGGCGAATGCTATGTTACGGACGACGGCGCAGAAACGGATTTAGACCTTGGACATTACGAACGTTTTTTAAATGTTCCTACTAGCCAGTCTAATAACGTAACCACCGGAAGAATTTATCAAAGCGTTATTGAAAAAGAACGTAGAGGTGAATTTCTGGGCAAGACCGTTCAGGTGATTCCGCATATTACGGATGAAATTAAGGAGCGCATCCAACTTTTGGGTCTTTCTGGTGAATATGATATCGTAATTACCGAAATCGGTGGTACCGTCGGGGATATTGAATCCTTACCTTATATTGAAGCAGTTAGACAGTTAAGATGGGATTTAGGAGAGCATAATGCACTCGTCATACATCTTACACTTATACCTTTTTTATCCGCTGCCGGCGAACTTAAAACAAAACCGACTCAACATAGCGTAAAAACTTTGATGGAAAGTGGGGTACAAGCAGATGTACTGGTCTGCCGTACCGAACACGAACTTCCTGAAGATTTACGGAGTAAATTAGCTCTTTTCTGCAATGTTAGACAAGAAGCGGTTATTCAATCGATTGATGCGTCTACTATTTACGACGTGCCTAAATTGATGCAAGAACAAGAACTAGATAAAGTTGTTCTTAAGAAATTAGATTTACCCTGGTCAGAACCAAATTTAGATAGATGGAATGTCTTTCTAGACCGTCATAAAAATCCTAAGGGCGAGGTAACTATTGGTCTTATTGGTAAATATGTAGAGTTACAGGATTCATACAAATCAATTCTAGAATCATTTATTCATGCCGGCGCGGAAAATGAAGTGAGAGTGAAAGTTCAAGCCATTCATTCAGAATACCTAACTCCTAAAAACGCAAAAGAAAAACTAAGTCATTTACATGGGGTGCTTGTAGCACCAGGATTTGGTGAAAGAGGTATCGAAGGTAAGATTGATGCTATTCGCTATGTGAGAGAGAATAATATTCCGTTTTTTGGGGTCTGTTTAGGGATGCAGATGGCAGTTATTGAATACGCTAGAAATGTAATGGGATTAAAAACGGCCAATTCGACCGAGATGGATCCCGAAACAGAATTTCCGGTGATTGATTTAATGGAATCCCAAAAATCAATTCAGGATAAAGGCGGCACGATGAGATTGGGAGCTTGGGAATGTAAATTGAAAGATGGAAGCAAGGTCCGTGAAATTTACGGCAACGAAACCATCATGGAGCGTCACAGACACCGTTATGAGCTTAATAATCTATACAAGGAAGACTTAGAAAATGCAGGGATGGTCGCAACCGGTTTTAATCCAGAAACCAATCTGGTCGAAATCGTTGAGATTCCCGATCACGATTGGTTTGTAGGCGTGCAGTACCATCCAGAATATAAAAGTACCGTAGCGAATCCACATCCTCTTTTCGTGGCATTTGTAAAAGCTGCACTTAATTATAAAAACGAGTCTAAGGGTGTCACTATGGCACAAAAACAATAA